TCAACTGGTTTTCAATGATTTTATGGGAATTTCCTGATTAATGGTAATGAATTTATTTCTTATTGAATTTGTTTCTTATGAATTTTATTTTCATATGAATTTAGTCTATTTTTTTTTGATTTAACCAAGTTATAATCTATTAAGCTAAGTTATAATCTATTAAGCTAAGTTATAATCTATTAAGCTAAGTTATAATCTATTAAGATTTAAATCTATTTTAATCTATGTTTTAGATTTATTCCGTGTCTTTATTGTTGGATTTTCCTCTGAATCTACAGTTACCTGAATCTACACAGTTTACCTGAATACTGCTGAGGCGTATCCCACTACAGAGTCTTTGTCTCCACCAGTATCTCCACTGGTTGCGTACTGTAGGATGCTGGCTGTCTGGGCTCCCATGTTTCGGGATGCTTCTATGGTGGCGGTTACTGGTCCGTAGCCACACATGGTTACCTGGTATTCCTGTATCCTTTGGATCATTTCCACTTCATCCATTTTGGCTATGGCTTGGAGTACCTTCTCATCATGGGCCTGAGCCACTTCTTGTGGCTGGTAGTGGGTGAAGTCTGTACTGGCAATTACCACGGCGTCCCTTCCCAGTTTGGCTGCGGTGTGTGCTATGGTTTCTCCCAGTTCCCGGCTGGTTTCCACATCCTGCATCATCATGCACACTGGTACCATCTGGAAATCTGTGCTGATTTCCTGTAGGAAGGGTAGCTGTACTTCGCAGCTGTGTTCCTGGATATGGGCAGATGGGTCATCATCCAGTAATGGGTAGTAGTTCACCAGTTCGGTGGCGAATTCTTGGTCTATTTCCACTTCTCCCAGAGGTGTTAGCCATGAGCCCTGGGTCATGGTGGCCAATCCGGATCCCATTCCAGTGTGGTTAGGACATAGTATAACCACTGTTTCGGGCATACCATCTTCGGCCAGTTCCAGGTATGAGCAGGCTGCCACTGGTCCAGAGTATACGTACCCGGCGTGGGGAGCGATGAGTCCTTTGATACTCCGCTGGTTTCCCAGTTTTCCCGGTTGCTTTCCAGGTCCTAATTTGTGCTGGTAGCACCATTCAATTCTCTTCTTTAATGAACCTTCATCTGATTCATAGAACATTCCTGCCACGGCAGGTTTCCTGATCATAGAAATCCCCCTTGGTTAATAAAAGGTTTTCCCGCCTTTTATTAACTTCCTTTTTTTATTAAAGATTATTAAAGAGTTTGAATTATTAAACAGTCTTTAATCTAAATTTTTAATTACTGGAAAGTTATTTTAACATTCATTTAAACATTTTTTTAAACTTTCCAAATTGGGGTGATGAGAATTATTATGTGATTACCAGTATAATTTTTGGTAGTATAATTATTATGGGATTATAAGATCAGTCCGGAACTTTAATCCAAAGTTTTTAAATCTATTTTATGGTTTTTAACTTTATAATAATTTCAAATCCATTAGTTATGGTATGGAATCATTACAATATTTAGTTTTATCCATTAGTTATGGTATGGAATCAATTAGTATGTTAAATACTTCCCCCGTTTATGTATTCCCCCTTTATCTGGAGTAGGGTTACTCCATGGATGATTTCGTTAAAATAGAGCTCATTTTGAGTAATTCTAATAAAATATTTCAAAATCATCCTTTACAAGAATACTGTAAATGATTGTTTTCGTGAAATTTATTGTTCACATAAATAATTCAAACCCCCTTAAGGGATTGAACCCCAAAATGGGCATGAACTCATAAATGGACTTAACCCCAAATGAACTCATAAATGGATTAAACCCTTAGGTGGTATGAACCACTTAAGGATACGTACCATGGAGTTGGTTTTACGCCTCTAATGAGGTGAAACTCTAGTATTTTATGAACTCAATATAAAAGAGCTCCCTGAAAGGGGAGCTCCCTTGTTGAATGAATGTTTATATTTTGAGTTCGAATTCTGATGGGAGTATGTCCAGTTCCTCTTCAGGAGCCAGTACTTCTCTTTCCCTTAGTATCTGTCGGGCCATTAACCAGTAGACCAGGGCTATTGCTTTTCGTCCTTTGTTGTTCACTGGTATGACTATGTCAACGTTGCCCAGCAGGTTTTCAGTGTCACAGAGTGCTACTACAGGTAGTCCAATCTGTTTTGCTTCGATTATGGCCTGTGAGTCGCTTCGGGGGTCGGTTACCATTAGTACTTCAGGTTCTATGAATTTACCATAGTTGGGGTTGGTTAATGTTCCGGGTATGAACCTTCCAGGGATGGTTCGTGCTCCGGTGATTTCTCCGAATCTGCGTACTGGAGTTTGTCCGTACTGCCTGGTTGACACGGCCAGTATGTCTTCTGGGTCGAATTTTGCCAAGAATTTGGCGGCTGACATGATTCTGTCGTTGGTTTTCCGCACATCTAAGACGTATAGTCCGTCGGCTCGTACACGGTATATGTATCGTTCCATGTCCTTGGTCTTCTGTTGTGTGCCTATGTGTAATCCTGCTGCTAGGTATTTATCCAATGGAATTAATAGTTCTGACAACTTAATCCACCTCTAAAAATATATTGTTTTTTTAAATTCCGTTTTATTTCAATTATCCTGATTTTGGGGGATCCCGATCCTTTGAAAAAATTGTGGTTTGTTTACCCCTAGGGGTTTCATCTATGGGATGGGATGTTATTCCTCAAAAAGTGTAGGAAAATTTTTTTTTTATTCGTCTTCAACTTTAATTGCTTCGTTGGGGCATACATCCATGCATACTTCGCATAGACTGCAGTCTTCCTTGTTCTGGACGACTATTTTATCCCCTTCTAAGATAAGTACTTCCATGGGACATACATCCACACATTCAGCACAGTCTGCTCCGTCACAGTTATCGTGGTCGATTGTTATTTTAACCATTTGAAGATTCTCCTTAATTTGTATAGTTTTATTATATTAAATCCTTTTTTATAATATTGAATCCCCACTAAAGGGGAGATAAACCAGGGGTTATGGGAAACCCCTTAAGTTTTGAAAGTTTACCAGTTGATTTCAGCCATCTGGGGGTTGCTCATTTCCTCTTCTATTCGGATGAGTTCGTTGAGTTTTGCTATTCTTTCCCCGCCCACTGCTCCGGTTTTGATGATGGGACAGCTCCAGGCTACTGCCAGGTGGGCTATGGTATCATCAGGAGTTTCACCGGATCGGTGGGATACTACTGGTACGTACCGGTTGGTTCGGGCCAGGTTCACAGTGGCGTAGGTGTCACTGAGGGTTCCGATCTGGTTGGGTTTGATGATGATGGAGTTGGCTGCTGATTTTTCTATTCCTTCGGCCAGTATTTCAGAGTTGGTTACGAAGATGTCATCTCCACAAATTAAACACTTCTGACCGGCTTTCTCGGTGAGATCAGCAAATCCCTGGAAGTCTCCTTCCCGTATGGGGTCTTCCACGAAGAACATTTTATAGGTGTCTATGATTTCATTGACGTAGTCTACCTGTTCTCCGGTGTCCCTTTTAACTCCTTCTTTTTTGTAAACGTATTTTTCTGCATCTGCGTCCCAGAATTCACTGGCGGCCAGGTCCAGGCATGGTTTTACCAGCACCCCGGTTTCGTCAGAGACTTCGGCGCAGGAGGTGGCCTGGATTTCCAGGGCTTCCTGGTTGGTGAGGTTGGGTGCCCATCCTCCTTCGTCTCCTTTTCCACCGGTGAATAGGGAGTCTTTGGCTACGATTTTTTCCCTTATCCTTTTGTGCACAGCGGCATTGGTGAACACTGCTTCGGTGATGTTTTCTGCTCCCACTGGCAGGACCAGGAATTCCTGGATGTCAGGGGCGTTACGACCGGCGTGTGCTCCTCCATTGATCATGTTTCCCAGTGGGTATGGTATTGCCGATGGCATGTTTCCACCTAGGAATCGGTACAGAGGTAGGTTGTAGGATGCGGCTGCGGCTTTGGCCACTGCCATGGATACAGCCACGGTGGTGTTACCGCCTATGGCGGACAGGTTTTCGGTGCCGTCTATTTCCTTTAAAACCAGATCTATCTCCTGAAGGTCTTCGGCGTCCATGCCGATGAGTTCTGCGGAGATGATATCCTCTACTTCTTCTATAATACCATCAACCCCTCCAACGGGGAATGAGACCACTTCACGGACTCCGGTACTGGCTCCGCTTGGTGCGGCTGCTCTTCCGAATCCGTTCCAGGTGATTACATCCACTTCCAGGGTGGGGTTTCCTCTGCTATCTAAAATTTTTCTAACCCGGATGTCTTCAATAACACTATCCATTAAAAAACACCTCTTCAATAAAAAAATAGTGGTTTTTTAGTTCATTTATTTATGATTTATGATCTTAAATTCCCTAGGGGAGTCATTGATCATTAGGTTATGTAATAATTATGTAAGGTATGCCATTTTACATTGGCCTAACATCTAATATGCCATTTTACAATGGCCGAACATCTAATGGGAGTACTTTTTTGTTAAGCTCAATAACCGCGATGTCAATTGGGTCCTGGTCTGGTGTTACATCCACCATTGGCTTTGCTCCCATGGAAAGTTGTAATGCACGGGCACCGATTAATCTGGCCCTTTCAAAACGGTTTAATTTTTTACTTGCCATGGTTTTTTCTCCTCTTTTTTGTGTGAAATAAAGTCATGATTGTGATGGGGCCGCCGAGATTTGAACTCGGGTCTCCAGCGTTCCGGTGTTTGACCATCCCCGTTCCAGTTGTAAGAAATCCCTGAGGATTATACAATCAGGGTTCATTGTGAATATAAATGAATTCTGATATGAACTTGCCTGGAAACTTCTTTCAATGGCTGGGAGGATGGACCATGCTACCCTACGGCCCCTACCAAACTTCTACATGGGCAATGAACATTCTCCGGCAACAGTACCTTGTGATTCCTAGATCATCCAGGACCTCCTTGGGATCCTCTCCCATTTCGGTTCTTTTCTGGAAATCTTCAAAGTAGGCTGATACTACTTTACCACAGCTCAAACATCTTACTGGAATCATGTTCTCCTCTTTTTACTATAAATCCTCATGTTATTTATAAATTTAGGTATAAAATAATGGGGGGTGATGAATTTATCGGTAACTCTTCTGCCTACGGGCTCGGGCACCGCGACCACCGTATTTTTTAGGTTCTGATCTTCGGGGGTCCCCTACCAGCATGGTACGGTCGTATTGACTGAACTTTTCTTTGAGTTCAATGTCTCCAGTCCACTGTACCAGACCTTTGGCAATTACCATACGGGCGGCTTCTGCCTGTCCCATTACTCCACCACCTATGACTTTAACATCAATGTCCACCTGGCCAATTAAGTCGGCAGCCAGGGTGAGTGGTTCGTTTATTTTAAGTCGTGCCAGTTCTGGGCCGTATAGTTCCACTGGCTGTTTGTTGATTCGCACTCGGCCTTTACCTTTTCTGAATCGGCCCCGGGCGATGGCTGTTTTTCTCTTTCCACTGGTGTGAATAACCTTCTTCATAGTTACACTTCCTTGTTTAGAATTTGGCTCCTAGTAGTTGGGATATTTTCCCTAGTTCAACTGACTTGGAGATATTTTTGGGTTGTGCTTCCCTTAACTGGCCGATTTCTTCACTTTCAAATTCGGAGGGTACTCCTACATGGACTTGCAGTCCTTTTAGTGCTTCCCTTCCTTTGTGCTGTTTGTAGGGTAACATACCCCTAACAGTTCTTCGGAATATGTCATCAGGTCGGCGTGGGTATTTTGGCCCCATTCGGCGCGGGTTGGATATGCTGGCCCGGTCTAATCTTTGTTTGTACTTCGCGTAGGCCCATTCCTTGTTACCCGATATTATAATCTTCTCTGCATTTAAAACTGTTACCCGTTCCCCGGTGAGAAGTTTTTTACTGACGGTACTTGCCAGTCTTCCCAGGACGAGTCCTTCTCCATCTATAATCATGTTAACACCTTTATTATTGAATAATTTTTACTCCGCTTCCGCTTGGATTTTCTTCCATTAGAAGGGTGATGTCCAGGCATTTCCCACCGGCATTTACAATTTTCTCTTCTGCCTGTTTGGAGAAGTCTAGTGCTGCTACTTGAACTTTGTGGTCCAGTGCTCCGCTTCCCAGGACTTTTCCAGGTACAAGTACTATTTCGTCTTCTTCGGTGTGCCTGTTTATTCTGGAAAGGTTTACCTCTGCCTGACTGCGGGTGGATTTTTCTAGCCTTTTGGCCAGGTTCCTCCAGAGGGGTGCTTCTTCCTGGCGGGCTTTTTCTTTGAGGATATTTATGAGTTGGTTAATTTGGGGGTTAGTTTTCATTGTTAACTTCCTCCTTCACTAAAAGTGACAATTTTATCAGCTTTTTCTGATAATATGTCGCATGCGCGAGTGAGTACTTCAGTTGGAGATAGTGAACCGTCGGTTTCAATGCGGAAGATGAATTTGTCCTCCACGATTTCCACGGTAATGGCCTCGTTCTGGCAGTCCTTCATACAGGTTCTGCACATGGAACAGTTTTCCAGGTCCACCACAGTTATCTGGTTATTTTTTTCATCGTATTCCAGGACATTCCTGGGGCATCCTTTAACACAGTCCAGGCATGCTTCACATTTATCCGGGTCTATAATGATCTCCGGGTAATGTTTGTAGGCACTGCTGGTGGTGGGTTGCCATTTGGCATGTTTTGTTCCTAATCCTAATTGTGCAATGGCTTCCAGTTCCACTTCATCTCCATCTTTGAGTTTTACCAGTGGAATGGTATCCAGTACAGGTTTCAAGTTGGTATCCTGTGATTTAAGATCCCCTGAGTATAGTGTTTTGGGTCCTTTGCCTTCTAAGATTAGGGATACACTGCAGCGGGGGCAGTGACCTTCACAGTCACAGTCCTCGGCAAGTATCATCGATTCCAGGTCGGTGGTTAGTGGTACCAGTCCCAGTCGGTGGGCTAGTGCTTCGTCGAATATGCGTGCATCGTTTTTTAAGATCTCCACAGTTTCAATAGCCAGTGTGGGGACTTCCACCATGCAGATCCGGCGCAGGGCATTGACCATGCTGACATCCACACCTTCCACGGTGAATACTAGCAGGTCGTTTTCCCTGTTTTTAATTTCTATCTCCATTCTAGACACTTCGCGTTTTATACCCTTCTGCCCCTTTTACCACCAGGTCTTCCTGTACCATCGTGGGGGATGGGTGTTACATCTTCAATCTTTCCGATCTTTATCCCGGCACGGGCCAGTGCTCGTATGGTGGCCTGGGCTCCGGGTCCAGGTGAGCGTGGTCCGTTTCCACCAGGGGCTCGCACTTTAATGTGCAGGCCTACTATTCCCTTTTCCTTAACATCATCGGCTGCTCGGCTTGCGGCTTCCATTGCTGCAAAGGGGGATGATTCCTGTCTGTCTGCTCGGACTACTTTACCACCAGACCATTGGCT
This DNA window, taken from Methanobacterium subterraneum, encodes the following:
- the amrB gene encoding AmmeMemoRadiSam system protein B, producing MIRKPAVAGMFYESDEGSLKKRIEWCYQHKLGPGKQPGKLGNQRSIKGLIAPHAGYVYSGPVAACSYLELAEDGMPETVVILCPNHTGMGSGLATMTQGSWLTPLGEVEIDQEFATELVNYYPLLDDDPSAHIQEHSCEVQLPFLQEISTDFQMVPVCMMMQDVETSRELGETIAHTAAKLGRDAVVIASTDFTHYQPQEVAQAHDEKVLQAIAKMDEVEMIQRIQEYQVTMCGYGPVTATIEASRNMGAQTASILQYATSGDTGGDKDSVVGYASAVFR
- a CDS encoding 30S ribosomal protein S9, whose protein sequence is MKKVIHTSGKRKTAIARGRFRKGKGRVRINKQPVELYGPELARLKINEPLTLAADLIGQVDIDVKVIGGGVMGQAEAARMVIAKGLVQWTGDIELKEKFSQYDRTMLVGDPRRSEPKKYGGRGARARRQKSYR
- a CDS encoding 4Fe-4S dicluster domain-containing protein, which codes for MVKITIDHDNCDGADCAECVDVCPMEVLILEGDKIVVQNKEDCSLCEVCMDVCPNEAIKVEDE
- a CDS encoding DNA-directed RNA polymerase subunit N, giving the protein MIPVRCLSCGKVVSAYFEDFQKRTEMGEDPKEVLDDLGITRYCCRRMFIAHVEVW
- a CDS encoding DNA-directed RNA polymerase subunit K encodes the protein MASKKLNRFERARLIGARALQLSMGAKPMVDVTPDQDPIDIAVIELNKKVLPLDVRPL
- a CDS encoding 50S ribosomal protein L18e, which encodes MKTNPQINQLINILKEKARQEEAPLWRNLAKRLEKSTRSQAEVNLSRINRHTEEDEIVLVPGKVLGSGALDHKVQVAALDFSKQAEEKIVNAGGKCLDITLLMEENPSGSGVKIIQ
- a CDS encoding DNA-directed RNA polymerase subunit D is translated as MEIEIKNRENDLLVFTVEGVDVSMVNALRRICMVEVPTLAIETVEILKNDARIFDEALAHRLGLVPLTTDLESMILAEDCDCEGHCPRCSVSLILEGKGPKTLYSGDLKSQDTNLKPVLDTIPLVKLKDGDEVELEAIAQLGLGTKHAKWQPTTSSAYKHYPEIIIDPDKCEACLDCVKGCPRNVLEYDEKNNQITVVDLENCSMCRTCMKDCQNEAITVEIVEDKFIFRIETDGSLSPTEVLTRACDILSEKADKIVTFSEGGS
- the rpsB gene encoding 30S ribosomal protein S2; its protein translation is MSELLIPLDKYLAAGLHIGTQQKTKDMERYIYRVRADGLYVLDVRKTNDRIMSAAKFLAKFDPEDILAVSTRQYGQTPVRRFGEITGARTIPGRFIPGTLTNPNYGKFIEPEVLMVTDPRSDSQAIIEAKQIGLPVVALCDTENLLGNVDIVIPVNNKGRKAIALVYWLMARQILREREVLAPEEELDILPSEFELKI
- the eno gene encoding phosphopyruvate hydratase, which gives rise to MDSVIEDIRVRKILDSRGNPTLEVDVITWNGFGRAAAPSGASTGVREVVSFPVGGVDGIIEEVEDIISAELIGMDAEDLQEIDLVLKEIDGTENLSAIGGNTTVAVSMAVAKAAAASYNLPLYRFLGGNMPSAIPYPLGNMINGGAHAGRNAPDIQEFLVLPVGAENITEAVFTNAAVHKRIREKIVAKDSLFTGGKGDEGGWAPNLTNQEALEIQATSCAEVSDETGVLVKPCLDLAASEFWDADAEKYVYKKEGVKRDTGEQVDYVNEIIDTYKMFFVEDPIREGDFQGFADLTEKAGQKCLICGDDIFVTNSEILAEGIEKSAANSIIIKPNQIGTLSDTYATVNLARTNRYVPVVSHRSGETPDDTIAHLAVAWSCPIIKTGAVGGERIAKLNELIRIEEEMSNPQMAEINW
- a CDS encoding 50S ribosomal protein L13 — protein: MIIDGEGLVLGRLASTVSKKLLTGERVTVLNAEKIIISGNKEWAYAKYKQRLDRASISNPRRMGPKYPRRPDDIFRRTVRGMLPYKQHKGREALKGLQVHVGVPSEFESEEIGQLREAQPKNISKSVELGKISQLLGAKF
- a CDS encoding 30S ribosomal protein S11, translating into MAEKSKEKWGVANVYSSFNNTIITITDVTGAETISQWSGGKVVRADRQESSPFAAMEAASRAADDVKEKGIVGLHIKVRAPGGNGPRSPGPGAQATIRALARAGIKIGKIEDVTPIPHDGTGRPGGKRGRRV